The Clostridia bacterium DNA window GTTTGCCGATGAATATGCTCAGGCTATAAATGACATTACAGGCTATGTTACGGTTGTTACCGATAAAGATAATGTTGTATCTGCCTGTGGCATACCTAAAAAAGAATTAGTTGGTAAAAATCTATCTTATGAATTAAGAGAAATAATAGACGACAGAATGACCTATGGATATGTTGAGGGGGAAGAAAGTGTTAACCTTATAGATTCTACTGATAAATATAAAGTAAGCCTTGCCTGTCCCGTGGTTTGTATGAACGAGCCTGTCGGAATGGTGGGCATAATCTTTCCGGACCTTAACAAAAAATTAGGCGAAACGGAAGAAAAAATTGCACAGACTTCTGCAACAGTTTTAGGAAAAATTATAGAAAACTAAACTTTTAAAATTTTATGCTGAACAATTTGGTTTGTTCAGCATTTTTGTATTTTTAGTGCAGTACTTACATTGTTGACATTAGATATATAAAATGATATGATAAGAATGACTTATTTTGCAAATATGAGGTAGATTACATATGAAAAAATTATTTTTTGTTTTAATAATAAATATTATGTCTCTTTTTCTCTTTTCTACTTATGTTAATGCATCATATGATGTTTCAGACAGAGTAAGAATAGGTGTTAAATATGGTAGCAGTGCCATAGGCAACCCAACCGTATCATCCACTACAAAATCTTTTGATTTTTACAGTGTGAATGAAGATGTTTATAATATAGGAAGTGTTGATGCAAAAAAGGTCAGCATCTCTTCTTCTTTATCATACTTAATCGTTGAACAGTCTCAGTTTGAAAGTATAAACGCTGCTTTGGAATATTGCAATAAAAGAGAAAATCTTGTGCCTTATATTAAAGACGAAAATATATGCGCAGTAATGGAAGAAATTTATACACCTGAAGAACTTTCAATAAATCTTGAAACTGCAAGGTCTTTTAACGAAACTGCATTTATAGTAGAGCCTGACAGCAACTTAATAAAAGTAACTGATGAATTTGGAAAAACTCTTTTACTGTTTTGCCAGACAGAAAGTTATAATTTAGGTATAGGCGCAACGGATGACGGGCTTATAGATTTCGGGAAAGAAGAAACTTACAGAGATGTTATAGAATTTGTTAAAAAAGGTAACGCTTTTAATATAATAAGCAATGTTACTATGCAACATTATCTTTACAGCGTTGTTCCTGCTGAAATAGGTGCATCTGCCCCTCTTGAAGCACAAAAGGCTCAGGCAGTATGTGCAAGAACATATTACGAAGAAAACATTAAAAGACATAAGGCAGACGGTTTTTCCCTTTGTGCAACAACACATTGTCAGATGTATATCGGCACAAAGTGGGAAAGAGCGCAGTCCAACAAAGCAGTTGATGAAACAGAAAATATGATAATTACCTATAACGGAAAACCTATCAGCGCAGTTTATTTTGCTCATTCAAGCGGAAGAACTGCCAATGTGGAAGATGTATGGGGTAACCCTTATCCTTATTTAAAGTCTGTTGAAGATAAATACTGCACAGACTATTCATGGGAAGTAAAAATAAACTACTCAGACCTTACAAAAAAAATGAATGATAAAGGATATAATTTAGGAACTGTTACATCGGTTAAAATATCCAAAATGGCAGATACAGGAACAGTTACCGGAATAATAATCAAAGGAACAAACGGGCAGAAAGAATTTTTAAGAGAAAGTGTAAGAACAATTCTCGGAGTTAAAAGCCAGAATTTTATTATTCCATCAGGAAACGAAGTAAGCGTTGATGCTAATCAGACTAAATATACACTTAAAGAATATGCAGAGTTTTTAGCAGGTAAAAAACCGCCAGTGTCAGCACCAAAATTAAATGATGATACAATTTACGGAAAAGGCAACGGACATAATGTAGGCTTTTCTCAGCATGGTGCAATGGGCTATGCCGAAAACGAAGGATGGGACTACATAACTATTTTAAAACACTATTATCAGGGTGTCGAAATAGAGGGAGAATAATATTGGAAAATATGAAACTTAGTGATTTTTATTATGATTTACCCGAAGAACTTATTGCTCAGACTCCTTTAGAAGACCGTACAAGTTCAAGGCTTCTTGTGTTAAACAAGGAAAACGGGGATATATCACACAGA harbors:
- a CDS encoding AbrB/MazE/SpoVT family DNA-binding domain-containing protein, whose translation is MKATGIVRRIDDLGRVVIPKEIRRTMRIQEGDPLEIYTNNEGAVLFKKYSQVGDISEFADEYAQAINDITGYVTVVTDKDNVVSACGIPKKELVGKNLSYELREIIDDRMTYGYVEGEESVNLIDSTDKYKVSLACPVVCMNEPVGMVGIIFPDLNKKLGETEEKIAQTSATVLGKIIEN
- a CDS encoding SpoIID/LytB domain-containing protein, which gives rise to MKKLFFVLIINIMSLFLFSTYVNASYDVSDRVRIGVKYGSSAIGNPTVSSTTKSFDFYSVNEDVYNIGSVDAKKVSISSSLSYLIVEQSQFESINAALEYCNKRENLVPYIKDENICAVMEEIYTPEELSINLETARSFNETAFIVEPDSNLIKVTDEFGKTLLLFCQTESYNLGIGATDDGLIDFGKEETYRDVIEFVKKGNAFNIISNVTMQHYLYSVVPAEIGASAPLEAQKAQAVCARTYYEENIKRHKADGFSLCATTHCQMYIGTKWERAQSNKAVDETENMIITYNGKPISAVYFAHSSGRTANVEDVWGNPYPYLKSVEDKYCTDYSWEVKINYSDLTKKMNDKGYNLGTVTSVKISKMADTGTVTGIIIKGTNGQKEFLRESVRTILGVKSQNFIIPSGNEVSVDANQTKYTLKEYAEFLAGKKPPVSAPKLNDDTIYGKGNGHNVGFSQHGAMGYAENEGWDYITILKHYYQGVEIEGE